Below is a window of Mixophyes fleayi isolate aMixFle1 unplaced genomic scaffold, aMixFle1.hap1 Scaffold_1979, whole genome shotgun sequence DNA.
GTTTAGCTCTTCATCGTTGCGCACAGCCAGCtgcaggtggcgggggatgatgcgggtcttcttgttatcacgggcGGCATTTCCTGCCAACTCCAGAATCTCAGCCGTTAGGTACTCGAGCACGGCGGCCAGATAGACAGGAGCTCCGGCTCCCACACGCTCGGCATAATTACCCTTTCTCAAAAGACGGTGAACACGTCCAACTGGAAACTGAAGCCCAGCCCGAGATGAGCGAGTCTTGGCCTTAGCCCGGGTCTTTCCGCCTTGTTTGCCTCTACCAGACATTTTCAGTTGCGTATTTCGTAATAAACTACTGTGATTAAACTCCTCCCTCATCCttttatttatacctttcagTGACAAACTCCTGCATCTCTGATTGGTCTGTTTTCGGACTAGCCAATGCAGCTGATGTTCAGGTATCCACCAATCCGTATAAGATAGAGGTGGGTATGATATTGAAACACATCACATGACATGACTAGCCAATAGCATATAGAGCTGGATATAAGTCTTATTTACATGGGCTGCCTATAAATAGGGCGATTGTGGGAGGTGCAAGTAATAGTCGCTGACTCACTGACCAGTATTTGTTTTAAGAATGCCTGATCCAGCAAAGTCTGCTCCTGCGGCCAAAAAGGGCTCCAAGAAAGCCGTgaccaagacccagaagaaagatgggaagaagcgtagaaagaccaggaaggagagttatgctatctacgtgtacaaggtgctgaagcaggtccaccctgataccggcatctcctccaaggccatgggtatcatgaactcctttgttaatgacatttttgagCGCATCGCAGGAGAAGCCTCCcgcctggctcactacaacaagcgctccaccatcacctcccgGGAGATCCAGACCGCTGTGCGTCTACTGCTGCCCGGTGAGCTGGCCAAGCACGCCGTGTCTGAGGGCACCAAGGCCGTCACCAAGTACACCAGCGCCAAGTAATCTGCAAATTCCTCCTTTCCGAGTTGccacaaaggctcttttaagaGCCACCCAAATCTTCTTAATCGAGGCTATGACACTTGTTGGATCCCGCTGCTCTTTGTGTTCCTTGCAAACACAAGCCCACGTGCAGCTCTTACTGTCCGGGTACCCGTCTATAAACATAACGTGTTCGCTTTCAGCAAACATGAATGAAATGCCTTTTAGATCTCGTATGTCAGTAAATCATTCTGTCCTTACCTTCTGTTACCAAACTGCacctggctgctctctaactgccCCGTGCTCCCTGCTGCATCTAGGCGGCTAGAAGGAACTCTGACCCGACTAGTATCAGC
It encodes the following:
- the LOC142120133 gene encoding histone H2A type 1-like produces the protein MSGRGKQGGKTRAKAKTRSSRAGLQFPVGRVHRLLRKGNYAERVGAGAPVYLAAVLEYLTAEILELAGNAARDNKKTRIIPRHLQLAVRNDEELNKLLGGVTIAQGGVLPNIQAVLLPKKTESHKAAKSK
- the LOC142120125 gene encoding histone H2B 1.1-like, which encodes MPDPAKSAPAAKKGSKKAVTKTQKKDGKKRRKTRKESYAIYVYKVLKQVHPDTGISSKAMGIMNSFVNDIFERIAGEASRLAHYNKRSTITSREIQTAVRLLLPGELAKHAVSEGTKAVTKYTSAK